The stretch of DNA ATAGTCACAGCTTTGTTAACAAACAAAAATAATTATTAAGAGAGGAATTTTTAAAGATATTACTTCTTCAAATAGATAATCTTAGAAATTTAATAAATAAGGAAGAACTAACTAAAAATTTTATTAATCATACATCGTTATCAATTAGTATTTTATTGTAAGATAAAATACCATATACAGGAAACGCAACTATATTAATGTTTACAATGGCTGTTAATTATAATGATATTCGTAAAAAAACTAAAAGCCTATTGCCAAATAACTCTTTGGCAATAGGCTTTTATATCATGATACACATGTTATATTTTTTTACTAACTTGCTATCTCTAGTAATTGAGCAGACCGTATACTGTAGGCAATTTCTTTCTTACCTTGTTTCTTGTACACATTAATATAATCTGAAGATACGTACAGGCTGTATTCGGTAAACCTTTTTCCTTCAGTTACGGAAATAACCAAGGGCTCTCCATTTTTCTCAGGTGCAAAATAATACTTCTCAAGGTAATTAGCATCATTAAAATATTGTATAATTTCATCTTTTCTTCCGCCAATAAATTGTACATCACCATATTTCACTTTACAGTTCTCCGGTGTTATTTGAGGATGTATCTTATATTTATTTAAAATTTTCTCTACGACTGAACTAGGTAGGGAAGCTGGAATAATCTTTATTAAACTAAACACAATTAATATTGCTATAAAAACCCATGTCACTTTCATCTACTCCTATTTTTAATATTATTTAAAGTTCTATTCTAAGATAATAACCAACTTAGAATAGAACTTTATCTTCTCACTGCTATTATGTTAGTTATGATAAAAGGTTATGTCAACTACTTCTAAATGTAGTATATGGCTGTATTATGAACATTTTTAAAAACTAGACGCTATTCTAGTCATTCAGCAAGAATTTCGTTCATCCTGATTAAAAGGTCCCCGAATATATCAATTTCCTCATCTGACCAACTCTTTAACATTTCTTGATATCGACTACTCCGCTTCTTTTTGTCTTCCGTTAATTTTGTTATTCCTAAATCTGTGATATGAAAT from Terribacillus sp. FSL K6-0262 encodes:
- a CDS encoding YfmQ family protein translates to MKVTWVFIAILIVFSLIKIIPASLPSSVVEKILNKYKIHPQITPENCKVKYGDVQFIGGRKDEIIQYFNDANYLEKYYFAPEKNGEPLVISVTEGKRFTEYSLYVSSDYINVYKKQGKKEIAYSIRSAQLLEIAS